A genomic stretch from Oreochromis aureus strain Israel breed Guangdong linkage group 17, ZZ_aureus, whole genome shotgun sequence includes:
- the LOC120433997 gene encoding tetraspanin-8-like has product MAQINICLKRIFTVFNIFFIVVGAVAIVLALWCQFFMDNRGGHNLEGRATQLFFLYMVGCITMMIAVLGAYGAHKESKVALIMFLVFMVFGSLLMLIIGIPAAIIYPQLKGIAEETFSGFVPLDKSEDVSNMAEAIQEKFHCCGLFSYKDWENIPDSCVCSQEEEKEGKCQTVENNTFMLQRKSVYTKTCFPTIMDYIQFISKISLAVSFTLAVLALLGMILSSIMIHQLYYPNRASIMVSVMPPKYKELHNYPAY; this is encoded by the exons ATGGCTCAGATCAACATCTGCCTCAAACGCATCTTCACTGTCTTCAACATATTCTTCATC GTTGTTGGTGCAGTGGCCATCGTCCTCGCTCTGTGGTGCCAGTTCTTCATGGACAATCGAGGAGGACACAAC CTGGAGGGTCGCGCCACCCAACTCTTCTTCCTCTACATGGTGGGCTGCATCACCATGATGATCGCTGTGCTGGGAGCCTACGGAGCCCACAAGGAGAGCAAAGTGGCCCTGATCATG TTCCTGGTGTTTATGGTCTTTGGATCCCTGCTGATGCTCATAATTGGAATCCCTGCTGCCATCATTTATCCTCAG CTCAAAGGCATTGCGGAGGAGACCTTCAGTGGGTTTGTGCCTCTGGACAAATCTGAGGATGTGAGCAACATGGCTGAGGCCATTCAGGAGAAG TTTCACTGCTGTGGTCTGTTCAGCTACAAAGACTGGGAGAACATCCCCGACTCCTGTGTGTGCAgccaggaggaggagaaggagggcaAGTGCCAGACTGTCGAAAACAAC ACTTTCATGCTGCAGAGAAAGTCCGTCTACACTAAG acCTGCTTTCCCACCATCATGGACTACATCCAGTTTATTAGCAAAATCAGTCTTGCAGTAAGCTTCACTCTGGCTGTTCTAGCT CTGCTTGGCATGATTCTGTCCTCCATCATGATCCACCAGCTGTATTACCCCAACAGAGCCAGCATCATGGTCTCCGTGATGCCACCAAAATACAAGGAGCTGCACAACTACCCGGCATACTAG
- the LOC116336472 gene encoding tetraspanin-8-like, with product MAQINICLKRIFTVFNIFFMVVGAVVILLALWCQFFMDNRGGHNLEGRTTQLFFFYMVGCIILMIAVLGAYGAHKESKVALIMFLVFMVIGSLLMLIIGIPAAIIHPQLKGIMEKTFSGFVPLDKSSEDVRNMAEGIQEKFHCCGLFSYKDWENIPDSCVCSQEEKEGKCQTVENNTFMLQRKSVYTKTCFPTIMDYIQFHYNIILVISFTLAVLALLGMILSSIMIHQLYYPNRPTIVVSMMPPKYEELHNTLAY from the exons ATGGCTCAGATCAACATCTGCCTCAAACGCATCTTCACCGTCTTCAACATATTCTTCATG GTTGTTGGTGCAGTGGTCATCCTCCTCGCTCTGTGGTGCCAGTTCTTCATGGACAATCGAGGAGGACACAAC CTGGAGGGTCGCACCACCCaactcttcttcttctacatGGTAGGCTGCATCATCTTGATGATCGCTGTGCTGGGAGCCTACGGAGCCCACAAGGAGAGCAAAGTGGCCCTGATCATG TTCCTGGTGTTTATGGTCATTGGATCCCTGCTGATGCTCATAATTGGAATCCCTGCTGCCATCATTCATCCTCAG cTCAAAGGCATCATGGAGAAGACTTTCAGTGGGTTTGTGCCTCTGGACAAATCTTCAGAGGATGTGAGGAACATGGCTGAGGGCATTCAGGAGAAG TTTCACTGCTGTGGTCTGTTCAGCTACAAAGACTGGGAGAACATCCCCGACTCCTGTGTGTGCAGccaggaggagaaggagggcaAGTGCCAGACTGTCGAAAACAAC ACTTTCATGCTGCAGAGAAAGTCCGTCTACACTAAG aCCTGCTTTCCCACCATCATGGACTACATCCAGTTTCATTACAACATCATACTTGTGATCAGCTTCACTCTGGCTGTTCTAGCT CTGCTTGGCATGATTCTGTCCTCCATCATGATCCACCAGCTGTATTACCCCAACAGACCCACCATCGTGGTCTCCATGATGCCACCAAAATATGAGGAACTGCACAACACCCTGGCATACTAG